In Phoenix dactylifera cultivar Barhee BC4 unplaced genomic scaffold, palm_55x_up_171113_PBpolish2nd_filt_p 001690F, whole genome shotgun sequence, the following proteins share a genomic window:
- the LOC120108977 gene encoding disease resistance protein RPM1-like, which yields MDYRRLVERVRLFLEKKRFLIILDDVWDLKAFNDIRAAINVNDNNGSRIIITTRIAEVASLAHDSRKLELRGLEWTQAWDLFCKKAFWKDKERRCPQQLEELGEKIVLKRHGLPLAIVSLGSLLSLREKTKSEWEKVYDQLSWELNKNPNLDHVKHVLNLSYNYLPRYLKNCFLHCSMFPEDHVLQRKRLMRLWVAEGFVEERGSSTMEEVAEDYLKQLIHRCMLQVVDRNEFGRIKHCRMHDFVRELAVSLSKKENFSAVLDDLQMVGKTGDETRRLSVHNYSNEIQSSMELPRLRTFMMLDRSMSSSSSSFSSLCSSSKYLTVLDLQGISIERVPDEIGDLFNLRFLGLRKTKVKVLPKSLGSLRNLQTLDLGDSEIEKLPSTTRNLKELRHLFAEKILDANCNTINSCSGVRAPRGLWNLKDLQTLQAVEANMEFVKRLGNLTQLRSIRIRKVSGIHCKGLFTSLSRLHHLSYLSLHASNENEILQLGGWDHPPHHLLQLDLKGQLAEGTMELPLFRALGASLRKLYLGWSGLGEDPLRSLSQLRDLVWLKLQRAYDGQRLWFRAGWFPNLKQLSLFDMPQLNQVEVEDGAMPKLEYLNLYGLPALKDVPRGIEYLTSLQTLYLRDLHPEFRGRFEESDDKNKIQRIPNAYYIFKRGDKTKYKRLS from the coding sequence ATGGACTATAGAAGGTTAGTTGAAAGAGTAAGGCTTTTTCTagagaaaaaaagatttttgatcATACTGGATGATGTATGGGATCTGAAAGCTTTCAATGATATTCGTGCTGCCATTAATGTTAATGACAACAATGGAAGCAGAATAATCATTACAACCCGGATTGCTGAGGTAGCTTCACTAGCGCATGATAGTCGGAAGCTTGAGCTGAGGGGGTTGGAATGGACTCAGGCATGGGATCTATTCTGTAAGAAGGCATTTTGGAAAGATAAGGAGAGGAGATGTCCTCAACAACTGGAGGAGTTGGGGGAGAAAATTGTATTGAAGCGTCATGGGTTGCCGCTAGCTATTGTCTCTTTAGGTAGTCTTCTATCCCTAAGAGAGAAAACCAAGTCAGAATGGGAGAAAGTTTATGATCAGCTGAGCTGGGAGTTGAATAAGAACCCAAATTTGGACCATGTGAAGCATGTTCTGAATCTCAGCTATAACTATTTGCCGAGATATCTTAAGAACTGCTTCTTGCATTGCAGCATGTTCCCGGAGGATCATGTGCTTCAGAGAAAGAGGCTTATGAGGCTATGGGTCGCAGAGGGATTTGTGGAGGAAAGGGGATCAAGCACAATGGAAGAAGTGGCAGAGGACTATCTCAAGCAGCTCATCCATCGATGCATGCTTCAAGTtgtagataggaatgaatttgGTAGAATAAAACACTGTCGAATGCACGATTTTGTACGAGAGTTGGCTGTATCATTGTCTAAGAAGGAAAATTTTAGTGCGGTACTTGATGATCTTCAGATGGTGGGGAAGACGGGTGATGAAACACGACGCCTGTCAGTGCACAATTACAGTAACGAAATCCAATCGAGCATGGAGTTGCCAAGACTTCGCACTTTCATGATGTTAGACCGTTCGATGTCCTCTTCATCATCATCCTTCTCGTCGCTGTGTTCCAGCTCTAAATATTTGACCGTCTTAGATCTGCAAGGCATCTCTATTGAGAGAGTACCAGATGAAATCGGGGACTTATTCAATCTGCGCTTTTTGGGTCTGAGGAAAACGAAGGTGAAGGTGCTACCTAAATCCTTGGGAAGCCTTCGTAACCTGCAGACGCTCGACCTCGGGGACAGTGAAATAGAGAAACTGCCAAGCACGACAAGGAACCTCAAGGAGTTGCGTCACTTGTTTGCCGAGAAGATTCTAGATGCAAATTGTAATACTATAAATAGTTGTTCAGGTGTGCGAGCTCCGAGGGGACTGTGGAATTTGAAAGACCTGCAAACTCTCCAAGCAGTGGAAGCAAACATGGAATTTGTGAAACGGCTAGGGAACTTGACGCAACTAAGAAGCATTCGGATAAGGAAAGTGAGCGGCATCCATTGCAAAGGCCTATTCACTTCGTTATCAAGGTTGCATCACCTATCCTATTTGTCCCTTCATGCAAGCAACGAGAATGAGATTCTCCAGTTGGGGGGCTGGGATCATCCACCTCATCATCTTCTACAGCTTGATCTGAAAGGGCAACTGGCAGAAGGGACAATGGAGTTGCCCTTATTTCGTGCCCTTGGAGCTAGCCTTCGGAAATTATATCTGGGTTGGAGTGGGTTGGGAGAGGATCCACTTCGATCGCTCTCTCAGTTGCGCGACCTTGTATGGCTCAAACTGCAGAGGGCGTATGACGGGCAGCGATTGTGGTTTCGTGCAGGATGGTTCCCTAACTTGAAGCAACTCTCTTTATTCGATATGCCGCAACTTAATCAGGTTGAGGTAGAGGATGGCGCCATGCCAAAGCTGGAGTACCTAAACCTGTATGGCCTACCCGCGTTAAAGGATGTTCCACGAGGCATCGAATATCTCACATCCCTCCAGACACTGTACTTGCGGGATCTGCATCCAGAATTCAGAGGGAGGTTCGAAGAAAGCGACGACAAGAACAAGATTCAGCGCATCCCTAATGcctattatatttttaagagAGGGGacaaaacaaaatataaaagaCTTTCATGA